The Candidatus Endomicrobium procryptotermitis region TCTTTTTGCAATAACATATCCTCATCTTGATTATCACCCAACCTGATTAAATCATCTAATGCTATAGGTCGATATTTTTCAATTGCATACATGAAACCTCCTCAGAACAGCTTTTATTTTTTTACCCAGTAAATACGGATATTTCAGACTTTTGCAAAGCAATAAGTAAGGTTTTGTATATCCTATTTCAAGCATCTTTTTTTCTATTAAGTTATTTTCATTTAGAGAAGATATAAAATATAAATGCCCGCGAAGTCCGTAATGACGCGACAGTATTTCTTTTGCATAGTAATTTACATCTATACAGCCGTTAAAAACCTTATGCATAAGAAGAGGTATTCCGTTTAAATCAAGCAGTATTCGTTTCTGCATTCCTTCAAGAGCAAAGTTATCATTGTAGCCCCTGTATGAAACTAAATATTCACAAATATATTTGAGCTTTGATTTATCTTTAAGAATTGATAAAAGTATATATGAATGAACATAAGCCGTACCTATGAATTCATCTTTACCTTTTATATTGTCCCATTTAGCTTTTAAAAAAATTGTAGAGGATAAATATCCGAGTATCCCTGCAATGTTTTTGATTGCTTTTAGATATTTTTCTATCAGATTATTGTCTCCAAATTGAAATACGGTTGACGCAATGGGATTCTTTAAACATTTGTAGTAATACATAAACTTCATATTTATATTGCATACTTTCACATTACATAAATAAATGTCATATTGAAATTGAAGTTCCTGTATAATTTTTTTTATGCTTCCACAATTAATTATATCATCGCTTCCAAGTATCCAACAGTATTTCCCGCTTGATATCTCTACGGATTTCAAATAGTTGTTATCCGCGCCCATATTTTTGTCCCAGCGGAAATATATAATGTGCGGATGCTTTAATTTATAGCTTTCTACAAGCTCTTTAGTGTTGTCTTGCGAGGCGTTGTCGCTTATGCATATTTCAACTTTGTCTCTGTTGGTATTGTCGAGCTGATTGATTATGCTGTCAAGAGCTTCTTTTAAATATTTTTCGCGGTTGTAAGCCGGTATACAGATTGAAAGTTCGTATTGCAAAATTATGTCTCCTTAAAAATATTTTAAATTTCCCAAATTGGGATTGATAAAACATTGTTTCCTATCGGCATGGCGTTTGGATACATGCAAATAAGCGCTCCAGTTGCGATACTTTTAGTTTTAAAACTTTTTAACAAATTGAAATTTTTAAAATCTTTAAAATCGGGCGTTGATGTTTTTTTAACTTCTACAGGGTATAAAACGTTATTTTTTTCTATAATAAAATCTATTTCTTTTTGCTCGTTTTCGCGATAAAAATAAACGCTTTCTTCTTTTCCATTATGCCAATAAGATTTCATTATCTCACAAAAAACATAAGTTTCTAAAATCGCGCCGTTCATAAGCGCTTCAGGGCTGTCCCATTTGGTAAGGTAAGAGGCAAGTCCCGTGTTCCATAAAATAAATCTTTGGCGTGTTTACAATTCTTCTATTGATGTTAGGCGTATATGGTTCTAATATATACGCAAGTCCGCAGCGGGCAAGCGTTTCAAGCCATTTTTTTGTAGTTCTAACGTTTATTTCTACATCAGACGCTAAATTGCTGTAATTTAACTGCCCGCCTGTGCGGGACGCCACTGCGCGTATAAAATCATAAAATTGAACTTCATTTCTAACACCTATATCATCTGCAGCGTCTCTTTCTATATAAGTTTTTAAATAACTTCTGTAAAAAGTGTCTCGGTCAACTTTTGAATTTGTAATAAGTTCGGGATAAGCTCCATTCCAAATATTTTTAAAAACGTCTATGGTTTTTAATGATTTGTTTGAAGCGCGTTTTATGATTTTAAAATCAGGAACAAAAGGTTCTGATTCAAACGGTCTTTTTATTATCTCTTTATAGGACAATCCGAGCATATCTATTATAGCCACGCGCCCGGCAAGAGATTCCCTTATGCCTTTCATCAACTGAAAACACTGACTTCCCGTAAGCCAAAATAATCCTTTTTGCTTTGGATGGCTGTCAACATAAATTTTGATATAGCTAAATAGTTCCGGGCATATTGAATTTCATCTATAATAACAGGCGGGTTGTAAACATCTATAAAACCTTTAGGGTCGTTTTTTGCAAATTTTCACGCTGATAAATCGTCTAAAGTCACATACTTTTGCTCGTCAGTTTTTAATTTGTCTAAAATATAGCTTTTACCTATTTGGCGCATTCCCGTAAGTAAAAATACGGGAAATCCAGCGGATATTTTTTCAATATACGGTTTGATTGTGCGTTCTAAATCCACATTGTCCCCTTGTAGAAATCTTGCACTATACTACAATATTATCACAATATTTTGTCATTTTGTCAAATGTCATTGCAAATTTACAATTGCAACTCCTCCAAACCCTAAATAATTTATACAAGTTCTATACACTATAGTATAGAAATTGCATAAATAAAAAATATTGATTGAAAAATCATCAATATTTTTATAGCTTACCGCTGTCGTTTATTATTGTCTGCTTGAATATTTTATATGTTTTATACGGCAAAGCTATGAAGGTCGTAAAAATGAAAGAGGCTATTAGTCCTAAAAGTATTCCGTGTACACCGTATTTTATGGATAGAAAGTATTGGGCTGTAATGCTTATCAATGCCTGAATAGGCACAAAAATCCAAAAAATTTTTAAAACGTTTATGCTTTGCAAAAATACAGAAAAGGTGCTTGTCCAGATTATTAAAAAAGAGTATATGCCAAACAGCATAAAAATGACCGTTGATGGCGCTATATTAGTATTTGGAGCAAGAATTTTTATTATATTGTCAGAAAATATATAGAAAAGAGCGGCACCTGCGGTAATTATGAAAAATCCAAAAATTATGTACTTTACAATCATTTTTTTGATTACTAGAAACTGTCTATTGACATTTAATTCACTAAACACCGGCCAAGCAGCCATGAGTACAGCGGAGTGAATAGATAAAAGCAGCACAAAGAGTTTATTTAAAATATTGTATTCGGCTATGCTGGCCGCGTTTATAGTCTGAGACATTATTATATAGTCTATGCCAAGCGTTGCGGCCGCCATAACGGCAAAGCCGCTGAATTTTAACGATCTTGTAATCAATTCTTTTATATCTGGATAATTGATATTAAAAATACCGGCAAAGGTTTGTCTAAAAATTTTTATAAAAGGTATTGCAGCAATGGTTAATTGTGGAACACTAAATATTAAAAGAGCTGCCAATACATTGCCTTTTACAGGATAGTATCTGTTAAAAAGAACTATGGCAATCATTGAAACGGTATTTGCCAAAGCAGGAAAGATATTTGATATATATCCTTTTTGCAATGCGTAATAGACTCTGTATACGACGTTTGCAAAAGCAGTCAATATGAAAATAAATCCGAGTATTAAGATGATATTTGAATTTTTCACCGATTCGTAATTTACAAGCAGCTTATCCTGTATTACTCCTGAAA contains the following coding sequences:
- a CDS encoding glycosyltransferase family 2 protein — protein: MQYELSICIPAYNREKYLKEALDSIINQLDNTNRDKVEICISDNASQDNTKELVESYKLKHPHIIYFRWDKNMGADNNYLKSVEISSGKYCWILGSDDIINCGSIKKIIQELQFQYDIYLCNVKVCNINMKFMYYYKCLKNPIASTVFQFGDNNLIEKYLKAIKNIAGILGYLSSTIFLKAKWDNIKGKDEFIGTAYVHSYILLSILKDKSKLKYICEYLVSYRGYNDNFALEGMQKRILLDLNGIPLLMHKVFNGCIDVNYYAKEILSRHYGLRGHLYFISSLNENNLIEKKMLEIGYTKPYLLLCKSLKYPYLLGKKIKAVLRRFHVCN
- a CDS encoding DUF4143 domain-containing protein produces the protein MLWNTGLASYLTKWDSPEALMNGAILETYVFCEIMKSYWHNGKEESVYFYRENEQKEIDFIIEKNNVLYPVEVKKTSTPDFKDFKNFNLLKSFKTKSIATGALICMYPNAMPIGNNVLSIPIWEI
- a CDS encoding AAA family ATPase, with the translated sequence MCPELFSYIKIYVDSHPKQKGLFWLTGSQCFQLMKGIRESLAGRVAIIDMLGLSYKEIIKRPFESEPFVPDFKIIKRASNKSLKTIDVFKNIWNGAYPELITNSKVDRDTFYRSYLKTYIERDAADDIGVRNEVQFYDFIRAVASRTGGQLNYSNLASDVEINVRTTKKWLETLARCGLAYILEPYTPNINRRIVNTPKIYFMEHGTCLLPYQMGQP
- a CDS encoding MATE family efflux transporter, with translation MKKIKAVLNHLKNPPRHLVVAASAWIARIITALIGIISVRTLLLYLGEERYAAYAIVYSLIGWFALCDLGIGFSLQNFISECRARNESYTRYLKSALQVICAAFIVSCAALLCFSGVIQDKLLVNYESVKNSNIILILGFIFILTAFANVVYRVYYALQKGYISNIFPALANTVSMIAIVLFNRYYPVKGNVLAALLIFSVPQLTIAAIPFIKIFRQTFAGIFNINYPDIKELITRSLKFSGFAVMAAATLGIDYIIMSQTINAASIAEYNILNKLFVLLLSIHSAVLMAAWPVFSELNVNRQFLVIKKMIVKYIIFGFFIITAGAALFYIFSDNIIKILAPNTNIAPSTVIFMLFGIYSFLIIWTSTFSVFLQSINVLKIFWIFVPIQALISITAQYFLSIKYGVHGILLGLIASFIFTTFIALPYKTYKIFKQTIINDSGKL